A single Perca flavescens isolate YP-PL-M2 chromosome 2, PFLA_1.0, whole genome shotgun sequence DNA region contains:
- the LOC114565259 gene encoding E3 ubiquitin-protein ligase TRIM21-like: MASVSCLLSEDQFLCSICLNLFTDPVSIPCGHNFCKNCITDRWDVNYRCQCPLCKEAFTKRPDLRVNTLFSEMVAQFRQSAQQKASSSSSEQQVSKPGEVPCDVCTGTKLKALKSCLVCLVSYCETHLEPHLTASRLKKHQLIDPVKNLESRICTKHDKPLELFCKTDQTCVCTHCPALDHKTHEFVPLKVEYEEKKADLMKTDAEIQQMIQKRRLKVQEIKLSVKRSKEKTHMEVAEGVRVFSLLRQSVERGLNELIKTIEEKQKRTQKQADAFIKELEQEISELKKRSTELEQVLRFEDHVHLLQSFPSLKDAPPTKDWTYANVRPPSFDGILWIAVTQLAETLSKEMKKLLVESELKRVQQYAVDVTLDPDTAHPELFLSPNGKQVNHVDVEKNLPDNPERFSHYNFVLGKQSFSSGRFYFEVQVKGKPKWNIGVVRESIDRKGLIRMTPDDGFWAIWLRNGNEYKALAGPSVLLSLKSPPQKVGVFVDYEEGLVSFYDVDAAALIYSFTGCSFTEKLFPFFSPCRNDGGENSAPLIISRVNKTA; encoded by the coding sequence ATGGCTTCTGTGAGCTGTCTGCTGTCTGAAGATCAGTTTCTGTGCTCCATCTGTCTGAATTTGTTCACGGATCCTGTCAGCATACCATGTGGTCACAACTTCTGCAAGAACTGCATCACTGATCGCTGGGATGTTAATTACAGGTGCCAGTGTCCCCTGTGTAAGGAGGCTTTTACCAAAAGACCTGATTTGAGGGTCAACACTTTGTTCTCTGAGATGGTTGCTCAGTTCAGACAGTCAGCTCAACagaaagccagcagcagcagctcagagcaACAAGTGTCCAAACCAGGAGAAGTTCCCTGTGACGTCTGCACTGGAACCAAACTGAAGGCCCTGAAGTCCTGCCTGGTGTGTCTGGTCTCCTACTGTGAGACTCACCTGGAGCCTCATCTGACAGCTTCACGTCTGAAAAAACATCAGCTGATCGACCCTGTGAAGAACCTGGAAAGCAGGATATGTACGAAGCACGATAAACCTTTGGAGCTGTTCTGTAAGACCGACCAGACATGTGTCTGCACACACTGTCCTGCTTTAGACCACAAGACACATGAGTTTGTTCCTCTGAAAGTGGAATATGAAGAAAAGAAGGCAGATTTGATGAAGACAGATGCTGAAATTCAgcagatgatccagaagagaCGACTGAAGGTTCAGGAAATCAAACTCTCAGTGAAGCGTAGTAAGGAAAAAACGCACATGGAGGTAGCAGAAGGTGTTCGGGTTTTCTCTTTGCTGAGGCAGTCTGTTGAGAGAGGCCTGAATGAGCTCATCAAAACGATAGAAGAGAAGCAGAAAAGGACACAAAAACAGGCCGACGCTTTCATCAAAGAGCTGGAACAGGAAATCTCTGAGCTGAAGAAGAGGAGCACTGAGCTGGAGCAGGTGTTACGCTTTGAAGACCACGTTCACCTCCTGCAAAGTTTCCCATCCTTAAAAGATGCTCCACCCACCAAAGACTGGACATACGCCAATGTCCGCCCACCATCATTTGACGGGATTTTGTGGATAGCTGTGACTCAGCTCGCGGAGACACTCAGTAAAGAGATGAAGAAGCTGCTTGTTGAGTCCGAGCTGAAGAGGGTCCAGCAGTATGCAGTGGATGTGACTCTTGATCCTGATACAGCACATCCTgaactcttcctctctcccaaTGGGAAACAGGTGAATCATGTTGATGTAGAGAAAAATCTCCCAGACAACCCAGAGAGATTTTCCCATTATAATTTTGTATTAGGAAAGCAGAGTTTCTCTTCAGGCAGATTTTACTTTGAGGTTCAAGTCAAAGGGAAGCCTAAATGGAATATAGGAGTGGTCAGAGAGTCGATCGACAGGAAGGGACTAATCAGAATGACACCTGACGATGGTttctgggcgatatggttgagaAATGGAAATGAGTACAAAGCTCTAGCTGGCCCTTCagtccttctctctctgaagtctcctcctcagaaggtgggggtgtttgtggattatgaggagggtctggtctccttttatgacgtagatgctgcagctcttatctactcctttactggctgctccttcactgagaaactcttcCCATTCTTCAGTCCCTGTAGGAATGATGGTGGGGAAAACTCTGCCCCTCTGATCATCTCTCGTGTCAATAAAACTGCCTGA